One Chanodichthys erythropterus isolate Z2021 chromosome 22, ASM2448905v1, whole genome shotgun sequence DNA window includes the following coding sequences:
- the LOC137012286 gene encoding uncharacterized protein, whose protein sequence is MDVELCPTVTWQLKYPVQCVVNCDGRDGQVVFDSESFPNPFHFIGQPNLPYSLSHRHQQLTSSYVEEFVELAYLTDWSDAHLIALFLDGLDEDTIRFSEPDYYVSLADAINLVLYLKCSQLFIQEVPDVKCSSRPVLPKTRAAWPVCRAPSSSSYPSSELPACPMLDPHSSAGSRRRRRRKRPAPVSPEPAPVSPEPAPTLSEPVAPSLCEPPDDAAWLIDFWTEPVSPAAAAAEPSAPAAPAAAEPAPIMNCVIELSNPKTVFPPCLLLPPPPTNVHTAPPPQATSPRTPPRPVGPDAPPWLQPPSSLPLPISPPVPPGSILPPVPHQSFIGLPSHQDCTPRFSPRPFVPHAPLASSLSPASLWSAVALAPLRPSGAPPAPRSAEPAASPCPAGSSPPPGLVCNSAPAPDPPWQPSAPDPPWPPSAPDPPWLLSPPWRPPLQSALPPAPLPYSLSHRHQQLTSSYVEEFVELAYLTDWSDAHLIALFLDGLDEDTIRFSEPDYYVSLADAINLVLYLKCSQLFIQEVPDVKCSSRPVLPKTRAAWPVCRAPSSSSYPSSELPACPMLDPHSSAGSRRRRRRKRPAPVSPEPAPVSPEPAPTLSEPVAPSLCEPPDDAAWLIDFWTEPVSPAAAAAEPSAPAAPAAAEPAPIMNCVIELSNPKTVFPPCLLLPPPPTNVHTAPPPQATSPRTPPRPVGPDAPPWLQPPSSLPLPISPPVPPGSILPPVPHQSFIGLPSHQDCTPRFSPRPFVPHAPLASSLSPASLWSAVALAPLRPSGAPPAPRSAEPAASPCPAGSSPPPGLVCNSASAPDPPWQPSAPDPPWQPSAPDPPWPPSAPDPPWLLSPPWRPPLQSALPPAPA, encoded by the exons ATGGATGTGGAGTTGTGTCCAACTGTCACTTGGCAGCTTAAG TATCCTGTCCAGTGTGTGGTAAACTGTGATGGTCGAGATGGACAAGTGGTGTTTGACTCTGAATCATTTCCCAATCCTTTCCATTTCATTGGTCAACCAAAT CTCCCCTACAGCCTCTCACACCGACATCAGCAGCTGACCAGCTcctatgtggaggagtttgttgaGTTGGCTTATTTGACAGATTGGTCAGATGCTCATTTGatcgccctgtttttggatggactggacgaggACACCATCCGCTTCTCTGAACCTGACTATTATGTTTCCTTAGCTGATGCTATAAATTTAGTGTTGTATTTAAAATGCTCCCAACTCTTTATCCAAGAGGTTCCGGATGTTAAGTGTTCCTCTCGTCCAGTCCTTCCAAAAACACGGGCAGCCTGGCCAGTCTGCCGAGCTCCGTCCTCCTCCTCATACCCCTCCAGTGAACTTCCTGCCTGTCCCATGCTGGACCCACACTCCTCCGCTGGGTCCAGAAGACGGAGGAGGAGAAAGCgacccgctccagtctctccagagcccgctccagtctctccagagcccgctccaaccctCTCCGAGCCTGTCGCTCCATCCCTGTGCGAGCCGCCAGATGATGCGGCCTGGCTCATTGACTTCTGGACCGAGCCAgtttctccagccgccgccgccgccgagccctcagctccagctgctccagccgccgccgagcccgctcCTATTATGAACTGTGTTATTGAACTATCCaacccaaagactgttttccctccctgcctccttctcccgcctcctcccacTAATGTCCacactgcacctccacctcaagccacCTCACCCAGGACTCCACCTCGGCCCGTTGGTCCAGATGCTCCCccttggctccaacctccctcatctctaccgttgcccatcagtccaccagttCCGCCAGGCTCCATCCTCCCCCCGGTTCCGCATCAGTCGTTCATCGGTCTTCCCTCACATCAGGACTGCACTCCTCGGTTTTCACCTCGTCCCTTCGTCCCTCACGCTccgttggcttcctcactctctCCTGCGTCCCTTTGGTCGGCTGTCGCTCTGGCTCCTCTGCGGCCCTCTGGAGCCCCGCCTGCGCCTCGGTCGGCTGAGCCTGCGGCATCGCCCTGCCCCGCCGGATCCTCACCGCCACCTGGGCTCGTCTGCAATTCGGCtccggctcctgacccgccatggcagccttcagcccctgaccctccatggccaccttcggcccctgacccgccatggcttttgagcccgccctggagacctcctcTCCAGTCTGCTCTTCCCCCTGCTCcg CTCCCCTACAGCCTCTCACACCGACATCAGCAGCTGACCAGCTcctatgtggaggagtttgttgaGTTGGCTTATTTGACAGATTGGTCAGATGCTCATTTGatcgccctgtttttggatggactggacgaggACACCATCCGCTTCTCTGAACCTGACTATTATGTTTCCTTAGCTGATGCTATAAATTTAGTGTTGTATTTAAAATGCTCCCAACTCTTTATCCAAGAGGTTCCGGATGTTAAGTGTTCCTCTCGTCCAGTCCTTCCAAAAACACGGGCAGCCTGGCCAGTCTGCCGAGCTCCGTCCTCCTCCTCATACCCCTCCAGTGAACTTCCTGCCTGTCCCATGCTGGACCCACACTCCTCCGCTGGGTCCAGAAGACGGAGGAGGAGAAAGCgacccgctccagtctctccagagcccgctccagtctctccagagcccgctccaaccctCTCCGAGCCTGTCGCTCCATCCCTGTGCGAGCCGCCAGATGATGCGGCCTGGCTCATTGACTTCTGGACCGAGCCAgtttctccagccgccgccgccgccgagccctcagctccagctgctccagccgccgccgagcccgctcCTATTATGAACTGTGTTATTGAACTATCCaacccaaagactgttttccctccctgcctccttctcccgcctcctcccacTAATGTCCacactgcacctccacctcaagccacCTCACCCAGGACTCCACCTCGGCCCGTTGGTCCAGATGCTCCCccttggctccaacctccctcatctctaccgttgcccatcagtccaccagttCCGCCAGGCTCCATCCTCCCCCCGGTTCCGCATCAGTCGTTCATCGGTCTTCCCTCACATCAGGACTGCACTCCTCGGTTTTCACCTCGTCCCTTCGTCCCTCACGCTccgttggcttcctcactctctCCTGCGTCCCTTTGGTCGGCTGTCGCTCTGGCTCCTCTGCGGCCCTCTGGAGCCCCGCCTGCGCCTCGGTCGGCTGAGCCTGCGGCATCGCCCTGCCCCGCCGGATCCTCACCGCCACCTGGGCTCGTCTGCAATtcggcttcggctcctgacccgccatggcagccttcggcccctgaccctccatggcagccttcggcccctgaccctccatggccaccttcggcccctgacccgccatggcttttgagcccgccctggagacctcctcTCCAGTCTGCTCTTCCCCCTGCTCcggcttga